GGATGAATATTTATGGGTGAGCAACATACTCTTGTGATTTTGAGTTTAGCGATGATTTATATTTAAGCATTTCCGTTTAATAAGAACTATCCCCTTGGCTCCCTTGTGTAAAGGGAGCTGGCACAGTGCGGTACAATATTTTCGGTGTTACTTTTAATATCAGGTCGAAGATTTTTTATAAATAAATAAGATTTCCGTCACTGTGACTGTGGGATTGTTAACGGAGGCGACGGCAGGACTGAAACAGTTTGTAGCAAGCGATCCCTCAGTCTTGGCGGCAGACAGAGTAAGTGCTATTTGAATGTCACATGTGTCGCCGGATATAACGAGATTTGACAGGAGCGAGCTTTGCCGCAAGCCAGCTCCCTTTGGCAAGGGAGCCAAGTTTAGTGCTTGGCGAAGCGTGTTGTTTCTTATTGAATAATATTGAGTATCGTAATAGTTTTGGACAACACCGTAACAGAAGAGGAGTGTGTATGGACGAAAAAAAGCAATACATTCATAATAAACAGCTTGTTTCTTATGCTAAAAAGCTACGTTCTCAGATGACAGATGAAGAAAGGAAATTGTGGTACTGCTATCTTAAAGAGTACCCTGTCAGATTTATACGACAAAAAGTTCTGTTTAAATATATTGCTGATTTTTATTGTCCGAAAGCAAAGCTTGTAATTGAGCTTGACGGTTCACAGCATTACGAGGAAAAAGAAATGGAGTACGACAAAGAACGAACAGCTTTTCTGAATTCGAAAGGTATAATGGTATTGCGTTTCACGAATAGCAGTATTCACAATGAGTTCAGAAATGTCTGTGAATATATAGAACAAACAGTAAATAAAAGAATGGAAAATATAAGCTATAAGGCTGAATGAATATTACTTCCTTCCCGAAAGGACTGATGATATGCTCTCACAGGAGCGTGCGCCTATATATGAGGCGTTAAAGGAATACCGGGCAAAGCGCATAGTGCCTTTTGACGTGCCCGGTCATAAGATGGGCAGGGGCAACCCCGAACTGACGGAATTTTTAGGCAGAGAATGTATGACGGTGGACGTGAACTCGTCAAAGCCGCTCGATAACCTCTGTCACCCGGTTTCCGTCATAAAAGAAGCGGAGCAGATAGCCGCAGAGGCTTTCGGTGCAAAGAACGCATTCTTTATAGTAAACGGAACGACCGCCGCAGTGCAGGCTATGGCGCTTGCCGTAGCAAAGCGTGGCGAGAAGATAATAATGCCCCGTAACGTACACCGCAGTGCGATAAATGCGCTTATTCTCGGCGGAGCAGTGCCTGTTTACGTTAATCCCGGAGTAAACAAGGAGCTGGGCATACCGCTGGGAATGACGGTCGAGGATGTTGAAAAGGCAATACTCGAAAACCCCGACGCAAAGGCGGTATTTGTAAATAACCCCACCTATTACGGGGTATGCTCGGATATAAAGAAGATAGCCGACCTTGCACACGCACACGGAATGTATCTTCTTGCGGACGAGGCGCACGGAACACATTTCTACTTCGGTGACAATATGCCGCTTGCGGGAATGAAGGCAGGTGCGGATTTTGCCGCAGTAAGTATGCACAAGAGCGGCGGCTCGCTGACGCAGAGCAGTTTTTTACTTACAGCGGACACGGTGAACGAGGGCTATGTAAGGCAGATAATTAACCTTATGCAGACGACAAGCGGAAGCTATCTTCTGATGTCTAGCCTTGATATATCAAGAAGAAACCTTGCGCTTCACGGCAGGGAGATATTCGCAAAGGTGCAGTCCTATGCGCAGTATATGCGTGACGAGATAAACGAGATAGGCGGATATTACGCATTCTCAAAGGAACTGTGCAACGGCGGTGCGTTCTATGATTTTGACGTGACAAAGCTGTCGATACACACAAGGGATATAGGACTTGCAGGTATCGAGGTGTATGATATTCTGCGTGACAGATACGGCATACAGATAGAATTCGGAGATATAGGAAATATACTCGCTTACGTTTCGATAGGCGACAGGGAGCTGTATCTCGACAGGCTCATCGGAGCGCTCAACGACATAAAGCGTATCTATTCAAAGGATAAGACGGGTATGCTTGACCACGAGTATATCAATCCTATAGTTAAGCTGTCGCCGCAGGACGCATTCTACGGAAACAAGAAAAGCGTACCGATCGAACAAAGTTCCGGCAAGATAAGCGGTGAATTTGTAATGTGCTATCCGCCCGGAATACCGATACTTGCACCCGGTGAGCAGATAACAGACGAAATTCTCGCATATATAAAATATGCAGGGGATAAGGGCTGTTTCCTTACAGGTACACAGGACCTCGAAATAAAGAATATTATGATACTGGACGAATAAATTCGTCCGCCGTACCACATTGACTTATGCGTTTACAGATTGAAAGGACGGTAATACAAATGGATCTTTGGTTTACGGAAAATCACAGCGACAGTGTAAGATTTTCTATAAGAGTTGACAAACAGCTTTACAGCGAGCAGAGCGAATATCAGCGCATAGACGTGTTTCAGTCGCTCGAATTCGGCAGACTGCTTGCGCTTGACGGATATGTAATGATAACGCAGAAGGACGAATTTATCTATCACGATATGATAGTTCACGTTCCTATGGCGGTAAAGAAGGATATAAAGAACGTGCTTGTTATCGGCGCAGGCGACGGCGGTACGGTAAGGGAGCTGTGCCGTTACAGCACGATAGAGCATATCGACCTTGTCGAGATAGACAAAAAGGTCGTCGAGGTCTGCGAGGAATATTTCCCCGAAATGACCGTTTCGATGCACGACCCCAGACTTGATATACATTTTACCGACGGACTTCGTTTTGTAAGACGCAAGCAGGGCGAATATGACCTTATAATAGTGGATTCTACCGACCCGTTCGGACCGGGCGAGGGACTTTTCACACCTGAGTTCTACGGAAACTGCTACAACGCACTGACCGATACGGGTGTGCTTGTGAATCAGCACGAAAGCCCGTTCTATGTAAATGACGCAAAGGCAATGTGCAGGGCGCACGAGCGTATAAAGTCGGTGTTCCCCGTGTGCGCCGTTTATCAGGCTCATATTCCGACATACGCAAGCGGACACTGGCTGTTCGGCTTTGCAAGCAAGGGACTTGACCCGATAAAGGATCTTGATGAACAGCACTGGAATTCACTCGGAATTAAGACAAGATATTATAATACAGAGCTTCACAAGGGTTGCTTTGCTCTGCCGAGCTATGTAAAGGAAATGCTGGAAACGGGAGAGGTGCTTGATGTGCGCAGCTGATTTCAAGAGCGCCTGCGGGAAAGCGGGGCTTGCGCTTATAATAATATTTGCGGCACGTTGTATTGCAGATGCGGCGGCGTGGCTTATAGGCACTGTTATGAGCGGATGCGACAGTCAGATAGTATCATCTGTGCAGTCGCTTTCGAGCGTAATTATATTATACGGCCTTGCGATAGCGGTTACCGCAAGGGTTTTCGGCTATCGGTTTGACAAGACGGTGTACAAAAAGCCGAAAAGGCTCGGCAAGGCTATATCGTGGTTTGTACCTATGTACGGCGCAGGTCAGATAGCTAATATAATAGTGCTTGCCGTATCATTTCTGCTTATACACAATCAATCGGCGGTCGAGGATACGCTTACTCCGATAATTTCTTCGGGAACGGGAAGCGGTGCGTGGTATCTTGCGTTTTTGTTCATACAGATGGTAATCCTTGCTCCGTTGTTTGAGGAATACTGGTTCAGAGGCGTTATACAGACCTCGCTTATGCCTTACGGCAACGGATTTGCGATACTTGTTTCCGCTCTTTGCTTCGGTATGGCACACGGAAATATACACCAGTTCTGCTATACATTTATTGTGGGTATCTGCCTTGGATATGTGAGATATGCGACAGGCAGTATTATGCCGACAACTATAATGCACGCAATGTTCAACTCGATAGCGGCAATAGCCGTTGTTGCGGTCAAAACCGACACGTTTGTAACGGCGATGTCAAAGATGCAGAAGGGAAGCCCCGTGACAAGCGGCGAGGAAGCCTATCTTACTGTGCTGATGATTTATGTCGTGCTTGTGCTGATAATTGCACTTGTCGGAATGGGGGCTGCTATAGGAAAGCTGAAGAACAACCGACTTTACCGTCCGGTAAATAATTACCCTGATCTTTCAAAAAAGCAGAAATTTGCCGCAATTGCTAAGAATCCGCTTTTTATCGTGGGATTTCTTGCGTGTACTGCGTATATAATACTTGTGATGATTATTTAACGAAAGGACTCTGTTAAAATGCAGAAAAGCCTTATTGCTGTCATAGCGGACAGATACAGACAGCAGGATTTCGATGCGCTTACTTCGAAGGACGACCTTAAGCCTGCGGATATACGCAGGATATGCTTTGATCTGGGAATAGCACTTATCATATCTGCGCTGTTTCAGAAGGTAATATTTGTTGCGATGGTGTTTTTGCTCAGGGGCTTTGTGAGTGCAGGGCTTGACACGGGCAGTACACTGTTTACCGTACTGAATTACACGTTCAGCAATATATCGACATATCTGCCGAAAATACTGGCATTCGGTGCGGTCTATCTTAAATACCGACCGCTGAGGCGGCTTGATACCCAGTATGAAAACAAGTCGTATTATCCGCTTATATTTATCCCTGCGATGTTTGCTTTTGCGATGTGGGGAAGTAATATAACCACCTGCATAAACTATATTCTTCAGCTTCTGTTCGGAGTGGGAGAGATAGAGAATGTGATGGACGCTATTGCGCCGTCGAGCTTCTCATCGGGCATTGTAACGCTGATATTTACCGCATTCGTTGCGCCTGTATTTGAAGAAATGATATACCGTCACTTATTGCTCCGCTCGCTGAAGCCCATAGGCGATACGCCTGCGATTATCCTGTCGGCGCTGATATTCGGGCTTGCTCACGGAAATTTCGACCAGTTTGCGTATGCGTTTTTAAGCGGCGTGATCTTCGGACTTATGGCGGTGAGATATGACTCGATAATTCCCGGAATGGTGCTTCATCTGATAAATAACTTCTTTGTTACAGTAATAACGTATCAGAAACAGCTCACGGGCATCGGCGGTTTATGGGACGGCCTTGTAAATGCGGCGGCGGCACTGGGAAACATTATCGTGAATATCTCCTACTTTGCGGCGCCGTTCGTGGCGGTACTGCTTGCGTTCTGCGGAGCGGCAAGGCTGACTGCCGTGGGCGGCGAAAACAAGCACAGAAAATTGCTTGCAATATTCTCACCTGTGTTTATAATAGCGCTTGTTGTTATGCTGATGCAGTTTAATTGAAAATAACGGCGGAATGTGGCTTCACATTCCGCTTAGTCTGTCTATAAACCTATATTTATAATAATATGGGGTTTGGGGCGTAGCCCCAAGGCAGGTCGCAGGGACGCCAGTCCCCGTATTCTCCCCCCAGGCACGGATGCCGGGCGTGTATGCACAAGGGCTTTGCACGATGCAAAGCCAACCAAGCATACACAGCCTTTCACGGGGGAAAGGGGGCAGGGGGATAGGGATAGTAAGTTAGAAGTTTGTTTTCAAAAACAGACTTTTTCGACACGCTGGGCGGAATGTGGCTTCACATTCCGCTTTGCTATACCGATTTTCTTGTATGCAACGCAAAGTAGCACAGAAAAACAACTATTGTAAGCATATGTTTATTGCGGCTACTCGAAAAACAGGGTACGATATAGCTGTTCACAAAAGCCAAACGAAAACAGGAGGATGACAATATGGATTTCAGCGAAAAGTTAAAGCAGATAAGAAAGAGCGAGGGCAAGCCGTTTGGATATTCTGACAATTCTTATTGGCTATATTTCACAAATCGGGGGGGAGAAATTGACATCTGATTAACTTCGTGATAGTATAAAAGCGGTAGATATACTATCAGTATCAATCTATCAGTATCAATCTATACCTGCAGTTTTTATTCACAAAGCACAACTATGCGAAAGGAAAAAATTATGAAAAAACTAACTAAAACAACAGCACTGATCTTATCGGCACTTATGTTATTCGGCTGTACAAGTAACTCTGCAACCGGCAGCGTTGGCGATACTACTCCGCCTGTGGAAAATTCGGTCACTGACAGTAAAAATGAAAGCTCGGCTACAGAAAACAGCTCTGCAACTGATAATACAAGCAAGGAAAGTGAAGAAAACCTTGTAAAGAATATCGAGGGGTATCAGACGTTTTCTTACGATAAGGACAAATACGAGATTACAAACGAATACATATATTCTAACACATATCGTAACTTGTATAGTATGTATCTTCCTGTTGAGCCGAATCTTGATGACTTGTATAAAGAAACGATAGACGTTAAATCATCGGAACTTGTAGCGCTCAAATGCAGAGTTGCAGGCGACAGTTATGTTATCATTGACGGTAAATGCGGTGAAACGTTGATTATGAAGCCGTTTTTATCTTTAATCTACACGCCTGTTGTTATAGAAGAAGTTGTCGATTCCAATAACGGAAAATGCTTGTATAATAAAGGGGATATATTATATATCCGTGAATCTTATCGTATAACAGAACAGTATAACGACAGAAGCTTAAATTTTGTGCAAAAAGCGGAAGAAAATCTGAAAGCTCAATTTGAAAATAAATCGGGTGAGTTTGACAGCAGTCATTACAGTGAAATTGAAAAAAAATATTATGACGGGCAAATGGAATATTACAACACTTTAAGAAGTGGAAACGGAAGATATATACAAACAACGTGGAATCCTGTCTTTTTGCAAAAGGGTCAATCTTATCTGATTTTTGCCGACAATGATACTACTGCAAATGAAGTTGACGGAAATATTTACAATAGTGCTTATCCTATCGTTTTTGATTTAGAACAAAGCAAACCGTCTGTATTAAAATCAGAAAGGAAAGACGACGGAGTGTTCACTGCAAGCTATGCATACCGTTATCAGTGGAAGATACTTAAAGAAAAGTACGGGGAGCATTTCAAGAGCTGATTACAATTAAATAATGCACAGCCGTGGCGGTGAAGTCACGGCTGTTTTTGCACAACAGACTGAGTGATACCGCTTTTTTCCTCATATCCGCCCCTCTTCACCTTCAATTATACAATATGCACAAAAGCAACGGTCTTATTTTAGCCATTTTCATAGAAAAAAAGATTGACAAAATGCGCTTCAAATTGATATAATGATATTGTTAAAAAAATAACAAATGGGTAAACCGCCGACCCTGCGGTAAACTATAATAGCAGACCGCAAAAACGGTACAATAAGAAAGAACAGTTTAAAACATTCAGGAGGACAAAATGGCTAAGAAGCAAATCGTAAGCAACAAGACAGCTGAATCTGCTCCCGTAAGCCCGCTGATCGTTGACAATGTTGACGCTCTCAAGGCTCGTATGGCAGAAGTAAGAGCTGCACAGCAGGAATTCGCAACC
This window of the [Eubacterium] siraeum genome carries:
- a CDS encoding aminotransferase class I/II-fold pyridoxal phosphate-dependent enzyme; the encoded protein is MLSQERAPIYEALKEYRAKRIVPFDVPGHKMGRGNPELTEFLGRECMTVDVNSSKPLDNLCHPVSVIKEAEQIAAEAFGAKNAFFIVNGTTAAVQAMALAVAKRGEKIIMPRNVHRSAINALILGGAVPVYVNPGVNKELGIPLGMTVEDVEKAILENPDAKAVFVNNPTYYGVCSDIKKIADLAHAHGMYLLADEAHGTHFYFGDNMPLAGMKAGADFAAVSMHKSGGSLTQSSFLLTADTVNEGYVRQIINLMQTTSGSYLLMSSLDISRRNLALHGREIFAKVQSYAQYMRDEINEIGGYYAFSKELCNGGAFYDFDVTKLSIHTRDIGLAGIEVYDILRDRYGIQIEFGDIGNILAYVSIGDRELYLDRLIGALNDIKRIYSKDKTGMLDHEYINPIVKLSPQDAFYGNKKSVPIEQSSGKISGEFVMCYPPGIPILAPGEQITDEILAYIKYAGDKGCFLTGTQDLEIKNIMILDE
- a CDS encoding CPBP family intramembrane metalloprotease gives rise to the protein MQKSLIAVIADRYRQQDFDALTSKDDLKPADIRRICFDLGIALIISALFQKVIFVAMVFLLRGFVSAGLDTGSTLFTVLNYTFSNISTYLPKILAFGAVYLKYRPLRRLDTQYENKSYYPLIFIPAMFAFAMWGSNITTCINYILQLLFGVGEIENVMDAIAPSSFSSGIVTLIFTAFVAPVFEEMIYRHLLLRSLKPIGDTPAIILSALIFGLAHGNFDQFAYAFLSGVIFGLMAVRYDSIIPGMVLHLINNFFVTVITYQKQLTGIGGLWDGLVNAAAALGNIIVNISYFAAPFVAVLLAFCGAARLTAVGGENKHRKLLAIFSPVFIIALVVMLMQFN
- a CDS encoding endonuclease domain-containing protein, with the protein product MDEKKQYIHNKQLVSYAKKLRSQMTDEERKLWYCYLKEYPVRFIRQKVLFKYIADFYCPKAKLVIELDGSQHYEEKEMEYDKERTAFLNSKGIMVLRFTNSSIHNEFRNVCEYIEQTVNKRMENISYKAE
- the speE gene encoding polyamine aminopropyltransferase, which translates into the protein MDLWFTENHSDSVRFSIRVDKQLYSEQSEYQRIDVFQSLEFGRLLALDGYVMITQKDEFIYHDMIVHVPMAVKKDIKNVLVIGAGDGGTVRELCRYSTIEHIDLVEIDKKVVEVCEEYFPEMTVSMHDPRLDIHFTDGLRFVRRKQGEYDLIIVDSTDPFGPGEGLFTPEFYGNCYNALTDTGVLVNQHESPFYVNDAKAMCRAHERIKSVFPVCAVYQAHIPTYASGHWLFGFASKGLDPIKDLDEQHWNSLGIKTRYYNTELHKGCFALPSYVKEMLETGEVLDVRS
- a CDS encoding CPBP family intramembrane metalloprotease; its protein translation is MCAADFKSACGKAGLALIIIFAARCIADAAAWLIGTVMSGCDSQIVSSVQSLSSVIILYGLAIAVTARVFGYRFDKTVYKKPKRLGKAISWFVPMYGAGQIANIIVLAVSFLLIHNQSAVEDTLTPIISSGTGSGAWYLAFLFIQMVILAPLFEEYWFRGVIQTSLMPYGNGFAILVSALCFGMAHGNIHQFCYTFIVGICLGYVRYATGSIMPTTIMHAMFNSIAAIAVVAVKTDTFVTAMSKMQKGSPVTSGEEAYLTVLMIYVVLVLIIALVGMGAAIGKLKNNRLYRPVNNYPDLSKKQKFAAIAKNPLFIVGFLACTAYIILVMII